Part of the Sulfuricella denitrificans skB26 genome is shown below.
CCTGACCGGCCGGCAGATCGCCGCTCTGTCCGATGACGAACTGCGCAGCGCAGTGCTGAAAACCACAGTGTTTGCCCGAGTGGAGCCGGAACAGAAGCTGCGTCTGGTCGAGGCCTTGCAAGCTGGAGGTCAGATCGTTGCGATGACCGGCGATGGCGTCAACGATGCGCCCGCCTTGAAGCAGGCGGACATCGGCATCGCCATGGGTCTCTCCGGCACCGAGGTGGCAAAAGAGGCCGCCGACATGCTGCTCACCGACGACAATTTCGCCTCGATCGAGGCCGCGGTGGAAGAAGGTCGCGGGGTGTTCGACAACCTTATCAAGTTCATTACCTGGACCCTGCCGACCAATTTCGGCGAGGGCCTGGTCATCCTGACCGCGATCGTTTTCGGCGCCACCCTGCCGATCACCCCGCTGCAAATTTTGTGGATCAACATGACCACTGCTGGTGTGCTGGGCCTGATGCTGGCCTTCGAGCCCATCGACAAAAACATCATGCAGCGCCCGCCGCGCCATCCGGCGGCGCCGATCCTGACCACCGAATTGATGTGGCGAATTTTACTGGTCAGCCTGATGCTGTTGGGCGGAGCTTACGGCCTGTTCCTGTGGGAACTTGAAACCGGTGAAAGCCTGGAGCAGGCCCGCACCGTAGCAGTGAACGTGTTCGTGATGGGCGAGCTGTTCTACCTGTTCAACTGCCGCTCGATGACTCACTCGCCCTTCCATGTCGGCTTTTTTTCCAATCCTTTGCTGTGGTTCGGCGTGATTGGCATGATCGCGTTGCAGCTATTTTTTACCTATGCGTCGGTGATGAACCATTTGTTCGCCAGCGCGCCGATCGGCCTGGACGATTGGGTGCGGATCGTGGCGGTCGGGCTGATTATCTATTTCGTCATCGAGGCAGAGAAAGCCTGGCGTCGTAGAGGTTAGAATAGAGCCATGCTGATCGATACCCACTGCCATCTTGATGCCGCCGAATTCGACGCCGACCGCGACCAGGTGGCTGTGCGTGCCCGCGCAACAGGGGTCGAGGCAATCGTGGTTCCTGGCGTGGAGCGAGTTGGTTTTGATAACTTGCTGGCGACATGTGCGCGCTATCCCGGCTGCGTCCCGGCGCTGGGCATACATCCGATGTACGTGGATAGCGCGCAGCCCGAAGATCTGACGGCGCTGCGCGAGATGATCGTTATGCACCACCCGGTTGCTATCGGTGAAATCGGCCTGGATTTTTTTGTCCCGGATTACGACCGCGAGCGCCAGGAATTCTATTTTTCCGAGCAGCTGAAAATCGCCCGGGAATTCGATCTGCCGGTGCTGCTGCACATCCGCCGGGCGCAGGATACGGTGCTGAAATTTCTGCGCCTTGCCAAGGTGAAAGGTGGCATTGCCCATGCCTTCAACGGCAGCCGCCAGCAGGCGGAAGAATTCATCAAACTGGGCTTCAAGCTCGGCTTCGGCGGTGCCATGACTTACGACCGTGCCACCAAGCTGCGCGAGCTTGCCGCCACCCTGCCGCTGGACAGCATCGTGCTCGAAACCGATGCGCCAGACATTCCACCAGCGTTCATCGGCAAGGCGCGCAATAGCCCAGAATATTTGCCGCGCATCGCCGAGACTCTGGCTGAATTGCGCGGGATGAGCGTTGCCGAGGTAGTGGAGGCGACTACGGCCAATGCCAAGGCAATCCTGAAAGGTCTGGCGTGAGGAAAGAAGCCACCCTGCGCATGGCGTATCTGTCGATCGCAACCTCGATCGCGACGATGGGACTGAAATTCGGAGCCTGGTATCTCACCGATTCGGTTAGCCTGCTCTCCGATGCCGTCGAATCACTGGTCAACCTCGCTGCCGGCCTGATTGCCCTGGCGGCGCTGATTATTGCTTCACGTCCCGCAGATGTCGATCATGCCTACGGTCACGACAAGGCAGAATACTTTTCCAGCGGTGCCGAAGGCGCGCTGATACTGGTGGCAGCGGGATCTATCATCTATGCGGCGGTAGGTCGTTTTCTGCACCCCGCTGCATTGGAAAATCTAGGCCCTGGTCTGATCGTTTCGTTAATCGCGGCAGCGCTTAATTTTGCCACGGCACGAGCCATGCTCAAGGTGGGAACCCAGTACGACAGCATCACGCTGGAAGCGGACGCCAAACACCTGATGACCGACGTCTGGACTTCGGTGGGCGTAGTTGCAGGCCTGGGCGTGGTGATGTTTGCGCCACCCTCATGGCGGATACTCGATCCGTTGATGGCGATGGCGGTGGGGCTGAATATCATTTTTGCCGGGTTTCATCTGCTGAAGCGTTCCTGGAGCGGTCTGATGGATGCGGCCCTGCCGGTCGATGAGGTCGGGCAGATCGAGGCGGAGATCGGTAAATTATTGCCCAGTGGCACCTCCTTTCACGACCTGCGTACACGCAAATCCGGTTCGCGCCGTTTCATCGATTTTCACCTGCTGGTGCCGGGCGCAAGCACGGTTAACGAGGCACATGCTCTGTGCGACCGAATCGAGGATGCCCTCGAGCGCACCTTGCCCAATACCGCGGTGACGATACATGTCGAGCCGCTGGAAACGCATCAACAATAATGGAATCTCATGCAAAACCTGCAACCCCAATTTGAACGTACCCATATCCTGATTGGCGATGAAGGTATCGCCAGATTGGCATCCAAACATGTGTTCGTCGCCGGGCTCGGCGGCGTCGGCTCCTACTGTGCTGAAGCGCTGGCGCGCGCCGGCATCGGCCGTTTGACCCTGCTCGACCACGACGTGGTGGCGGCTTCCAATATCAATCGCCAGCTGCCTGCCTTGCTCTCCACCGTGGGCCAGTCCAAGGCGGAACTGATGGCGGCGCGCATCCGCGACATCAATCCCGAATGCCAAATTACAGTCATCCGGCAGTTCCTCAATACCGAAAACGTCAACGACCTGGTGCCGGGAGATTGCGATTACGTGGTGGATGCGATCGATTCGTTGGCGTGCAAAGTGGCGCTGGTGGCGGAAAGCCTGAAGCGTGGACTGAAGGTGGTTGCTAGCATGGGGGCAGGCAATCGCCTCGACCCGAGCAAGATCAAACTTGCCGACATCAGCCAGACCGAAATGTGTCCGCTCGCGCGCCAGATGCGGAAGCGCCTGCAGCGCCACGGCATCCGCAAGGGCCTGTTGACGGTGTTTTCCGACGAGCAGCCCAGCGCGCCGCTGCCGCCCCAGCCGGTGGAAGGGGCGGGGCGTCCGCGCGCGGTCAACGGGACTATCAGCTATATGCCGCCGTTGTTCGGCTACATGCTGGCGGGGGCGGTGATCCAGAAGCTGCTTGAGTCCGATGGTCAGGAACAAGGGGTTGCTTCAAGTCAGTAGCGCGATGCTGTGCTGTGCAAGATACGGCGTGAGTTATTTCCCTCCCGCCCATTGCCACAGATGCCCAAACCGCCCCATGCCCCAGCGGTGCAAACCCAGCCCAAGCAGGATGAATACAGCGCCGAACCAGACCTGGGGCAGTACCTCTTCGTTGTTCATGACATGGCCCAGCAACAGCGCTATAACCGGAGTGATGAGCGTGATCAGCGCCACGCGCCCCGCTTCCATGTACTTGATCATGTAGAAATACAGCATGAAGCCCAGCACCGAGCCGAACACGCCGAGGTACGCGGTGGCAATCAGTGCCCGCTGTGGCAACGCTGCGGGCACACTCCCATCCGTCCACCACCAGGCAGCAAAAAACAGCGGCAGGCCGACCGCCAGCGTCCCCATTGTCATTGCCAGCGGATGGCTGTCGTCCCCGATGCGCTTGATCCACACCAGGCCGAGCGATTGCGTCGCCACCGCACACAGCAGGGCCAGGATACCCAGCAGCGCACCCGACCCCAGTTCCAATCCACCCTGGAATACCAGCCCCAGTCCGATTAGTCCGAGCGCCATGCCGAGAATCTTGTTGGCGGTCAGCGCCTCCTCATCCAGCCACAACACGGCGCCCAGGCTGGTAATCAGCGGCGACAGCCCGAACAGCACCGAGATCAGCCCGGAAGACACGTATTGCGCCGACCAGTAGGTGAGCGACATGGCGCCGAACAGGCTCAGCCCGCTGGCCAGATAGGCCTGCCGCGCCTTGCGGTGCAGCGGGACGCGAATACGCAAGGCCGCAAGCAGGAGCACGCACAGCAGCGTGCCGATCGCCATGCGTGAAAACACCGCAAAGCTGAACCCAACCCCCAGCGCGCTCCACTTGATGGCGAGCGGCGTGGTGGACCAGATCAGGATCACTGATACGAACGCGAGCGGCAGCGACATTACGTACTCCTCAACTAAAAACAAAAAGGCCACGGAGATTGTCCGTGGCCTTTTGGAAAACTGCAGAAACTAAAACTGGTTAGCGCTGACTCTCCCTGCCACGGAACGAAGAGCACCACGCCTTATGCAGGCGGGTGGCTGGACGGACTTGGACTTGGATGAGAGAGAGGGATTTCATGATTCGATTATCGTGGGAGAGGTGGAGAAATGTCAAGCCTGAAATGACAAAGCCATGTTTCTGTTTGCATATTGAACGTTTGAGCTCACAAGCGCGACGCAAAGAGCGTCCCGTGGAGCGATTTGTTAAGGGCTATTTCTTAATAACTCTTTTACTTCATCTTCAATGAATTGATTCGGCCTCCATCCAGATATCAACTTATCTAAATAGAAAGTATCCAATGCGCCAAGCCCGATACCCACAACTGTTCCAATACCGCCAGTTACCAAAACATCAGCAATTATTCCTGCACCTGTGAATATGCCCCATCGAACACTTTTTCCAGGAAGTTTGTCTACAATGGTTTTTTTGGTTACTTCAGAGTAATAACTTTTGATCAGGTTCTGATCAGGTTCGACACCTATAATCCATTTTTTGAATTTTCGTGCATTTTTAAGAACTAGCATCAGATCATCCAGATCAATTTGTTTCTTATTTATCGCTTCCCTTAATGACCTGGCATCATTAAAAACAAAACCTTGAAAGTCTTTGAGTTTCTCAGAGCTTTTAATGCTCTTTTCTAAAAGATAATTAATCTTATGTGATATGAGGTTCGCACTTAATCCACTTGTTGCTATTTCTGAAAGGTTGTTTGAAGAGAAGTAGAGTTCACTTTCAACATCTAAAGTGTGACTTAAAATAAGGGCGGGGTTAATTGTTGAATGAGTTGGTGGTACGTATTTATGGTAAACCTGATTTAATGCTGCAAAATTAATATTTGTGGCGATTACAATTCCACTATCTGTTTGTTCTGTTTGAAATATGATGTCATCTACATTAATCTTTTCAGGAATAAGGGATCGAATGATGCTCTTGGCCGAGTAATTTATATATTCTTGATCAGCAAATGATTTTCTCGCGCCCTCTAAAATTATGTTTTCATGATTTCTAACTTTTATTAAGCCTTGTATTCTTTGTGCAGTTCTTCTTCCCTTGCCAGCTTTACCTATGACATCAATACATATTTTTCGAAGCTCGTCTTGGTATGTGTGTTGGGGTGATGAAACCTGTCCAGTATCATGATACTCAGTTCCATTTATTGTTCGTGTTAAGACGCATACATTCGTTTCCGTGTAAATAATGTTGAGCAGTTCTTCTTCAATAAGTTCAATTACACGGTCTATTCCAAAGTATGTAAACAGTTGTCTTAAAATGCTTTGATTTGCGACAACAGACGTTTCTCCATAGAACAGCATGCACTCAACCAATGCACCTATTTCCAATGGATTTGATGTGTCAGTTTTATTTTGGTTAAAAAATGTAATTGATTCGAACATTTTTGGCTCTTAACTGTTAATTTACGCGCGTTTGCGTCCGGACATTTATTTAATAATACGGACACCCATAATGCCATCGTAATTGGTTGATGTGCAATGAATTTGAAATATTTGCGTCCGTATAATAATCAATATTACTGACAACATCAGCACAGGGGCTATATGAAAGTGTGCGCGCATGTTGGGTTTTGTGCGCTTCGCGCAGGTCTTTAGATGCCGGGGGCTGCCCGGCAGCAGGTTACTTTATTTTGCTTGTCCAAAATACAAGTAATCAAACAAAAAGACACCCTGCCGCGCCGGCTCTGCGGGCTACCTTCGGTTTGACGGTCAAATTGGGCGTCTGCGCAACTCGCCCTAGCGGGGTGCACGCCCCGCACCCCACTGCGGAGCTCAGACAGTGCTCACCTTCATCCCAATTTGGCCGGCAAACCGAAGCGGCGCAGAAGGGGATTGGGGTTTTGTGGGCGAGGTCTCGCCGTTGTCCCCCTCTCCCTAGCCCTCTCCCCGTTGGGGCGAGGGGATAGTGTTGTGGTGGTTGATTTTTTTTGTGATTCCTTCCCCTTCAAGGGGAAGGCCAGGATGAGGATGGGGTGTGTTTTTCTGTCCCCTTGGGCCGCCGCCGAGTAGCGCAGCCAAGCCGGGGGGGGTCTGCGAGGACTGTTTGAGCGCGCAGCGCGAGTTCCGCAGCAGCCCGGCTTGGCGAGCAACGCAGGGAACCCCGAAGGGGCGGTGGAGAGGGGCGGCTTTCTTTGGTTCCTTTCTTTGGCCGTTTAAAGAAAGGGACTAGCCCGCCGGGCTACCCCCCGGCACCTAAAACATCCGCGAAGCGCACAAAGCCGCAACCAAGCACCAGCAGACCAGCTCCGCTTCACCCATCCTGCGTTCTGGTCTATGCTATGAAAATAATTCG
Proteins encoded:
- a CDS encoding TatD family hydrolase translates to MLIDTHCHLDAAEFDADRDQVAVRARATGVEAIVVPGVERVGFDNLLATCARYPGCVPALGIHPMYVDSAQPEDLTALREMIVMHHPVAIGEIGLDFFVPDYDRERQEFYFSEQLKIAREFDLPVLLHIRRAQDTVLKFLRLAKVKGGIAHAFNGSRQQAEEFIKLGFKLGFGGAMTYDRATKLRELAATLPLDSIVLETDAPDIPPAFIGKARNSPEYLPRIAETLAELRGMSVAEVVEATTANAKAILKGLA
- a CDS encoding DMT family transporter — its product is MSLPLAFVSVILIWSTTPLAIKWSALGVGFSFAVFSRMAIGTLLCVLLLAALRIRVPLHRKARQAYLASGLSLFGAMSLTYWSAQYVSSGLISVLFGLSPLITSLGAVLWLDEEALTANKILGMALGLIGLGLVFQGGLELGSGALLGILALLCAVATQSLGLVWIKRIGDDSHPLAMTMGTLAVGLPLFFAAWWWTDGSVPAALPQRALIATAYLGVFGSVLGFMLYFYMIKYMEAGRVALITLITPVIALLLGHVMNNEEVLPQVWFGAVFILLGLGLHRWGMGRFGHLWQWAGGK
- a CDS encoding tRNA threonylcarbamoyladenosine dehydratase, whose translation is MQNLQPQFERTHILIGDEGIARLASKHVFVAGLGGVGSYCAEALARAGIGRLTLLDHDVVAASNINRQLPALLSTVGQSKAELMAARIRDINPECQITVIRQFLNTENVNDLVPGDCDYVVDAIDSLACKVALVAESLKRGLKVVASMGAGNRLDPSKIKLADISQTEMCPLARQMRKRLQRHGIRKGLLTVFSDEQPSAPLPPQPVEGAGRPRAVNGTISYMPPLFGYMLAGAVIQKLLESDGQEQGVASSQ
- a CDS encoding cation diffusion facilitator family transporter, whose translation is MRKEATLRMAYLSIATSIATMGLKFGAWYLTDSVSLLSDAVESLVNLAAGLIALAALIIASRPADVDHAYGHDKAEYFSSGAEGALILVAAGSIIYAAVGRFLHPAALENLGPGLIVSLIAAALNFATARAMLKVGTQYDSITLEADAKHLMTDVWTSVGVVAGLGVVMFAPPSWRILDPLMAMAVGLNIIFAGFHLLKRSWSGLMDAALPVDEVGQIEAEIGKLLPSGTSFHDLRTRKSGSRRFIDFHLLVPGASTVNEAHALCDRIEDALERTLPNTAVTIHVEPLETHQQ